From the genome of Psychrilyobacter atlanticus DSM 19335, one region includes:
- a CDS encoding carboxy terminal-processing peptidase, which produces MKIYRKITVLIGILLIAIVSVAKVDTEKKEQMNRVLSDISFSLETTHYKDLDIDDQFSKNVLKNYLDTLDYNHQYFTQAEVDEIYKKWGKQLDDDFLNGNSRAAFEIYDIYKEAVERVNKYQTKLLENPKNLDFTLDEKLVYDREEEPYFVTKEEYESHWKKMLKSSILSLEDYEELTYEKSIDRMKSRMETRQKLLEKKTTDDIYSYFVNAFLKEYDPHTTYLSAKEIADFNISMKLQLSGIGAVLTGEKGVIKVVKIMPDGPAAKGKELQPEDKIIAVATDGKAFEDIMDWPLGDAVNLIRGKEGTTVKLKVIPSGSKTAKEYTFVRENVKLEDRGARYFIKEAKSKNSNYKIGVINLPSFYMDFDAYSKGDKDYKSTTRDVKKIIEKLNKENIDGLIIDLRNNGGGSLSEVNNLMGLFIPYGPVVQVKEGGRVSYLGDSDMTTYFDKPVIVMVNRLSASASEIFAAAMQDYGRGIIVGTPTFGKGTVQTIKQLDLGELKYTNGKFYRIDGGSTQHKGVTPDILFPPTYDSAEIGESSLDNPLPWDEVESLINGENSKNNIKLKEYLTKKHNERIANNPDFIYNVKRYGIIEEITKDKEVSLNRAVRKMETKELEDKWLAITNEKMKGKNEPQLKDYKALEDYNKGRAKKDELELLKKDGEIIETVKILADELAIGRKK; this is translated from the coding sequence ATGAAAATATACAGAAAAATAACGGTATTAATAGGGATACTGCTTATAGCAATAGTTTCTGTTGCTAAAGTAGACACAGAAAAAAAGGAGCAGATGAATAGGGTATTATCGGATATATCTTTTTCACTGGAAACAACTCACTATAAGGATTTAGATATAGATGATCAATTTTCTAAAAATGTATTAAAAAATTATCTGGATACATTGGATTATAACCATCAATATTTTACCCAAGCTGAGGTCGATGAAATTTATAAAAAGTGGGGAAAACAATTAGATGATGACTTTTTAAACGGAAACTCCAGAGCAGCTTTTGAAATCTATGATATCTATAAAGAAGCTGTGGAAAGGGTAAATAAATATCAGACTAAATTATTAGAAAATCCTAAAAATTTAGATTTTACTTTGGATGAAAAATTAGTTTATGACAGGGAAGAAGAACCATATTTTGTAACAAAAGAAGAATATGAAAGCCACTGGAAGAAGATGTTGAAATCATCTATCTTATCTTTAGAGGATTACGAAGAACTGACGTATGAAAAAAGTATTGACAGGATGAAAAGTAGGATGGAGACAAGACAAAAATTATTGGAGAAAAAAACTACAGATGATATATATTCGTATTTTGTAAATGCTTTTTTAAAGGAGTATGATCCTCATACAACATATCTTTCGGCTAAGGAAATAGCGGACTTTAATATAAGTATGAAATTGCAGCTTTCAGGAATAGGAGCTGTACTTACTGGGGAAAAAGGGGTTATTAAGGTAGTAAAAATTATGCCTGACGGGCCGGCTGCAAAGGGGAAAGAACTTCAGCCTGAGGATAAAATAATAGCTGTAGCTACAGATGGAAAGGCTTTTGAAGATATAATGGATTGGCCCTTGGGAGATGCAGTAAACCTTATCAGAGGAAAAGAGGGGACAACTGTAAAGTTAAAAGTAATTCCGAGTGGCAGTAAAACGGCTAAAGAATATACTTTTGTAAGGGAAAATGTGAAATTAGAGGATAGGGGAGCCAGATATTTTATAAAGGAAGCTAAATCTAAGAACTCTAATTATAAAATAGGAGTAATCAATCTGCCTTCATTTTATATGGATTTTGATGCCTATAGTAAGGGAGATAAAGATTATAAGAGTACTACCAGGGATGTAAAAAAAATAATAGAAAAATTAAATAAGGAAAATATAGATGGGTTGATCATAGATCTTAGAAATAATGGAGGCGGATCTCTCAGCGAAGTGAATAATCTTATGGGATTATTTATACCTTACGGGCCTGTAGTTCAAGTAAAAGAAGGAGGTCGTGTAAGTTATTTAGGAGATAGCGACATGACAACTTATTTTGATAAACCAGTGATAGTAATGGTAAACAGACTCAGTGCATCTGCATCTGAAATTTTTGCAGCAGCAATGCAGGATTATGGACGTGGAATAATCGTAGGGACTCCTACTTTTGGGAAAGGAACAGTACAGACTATAAAACAATTAGATCTTGGAGAGCTAAAGTATACAAATGGTAAATTTTATCGTATAGACGGTGGCAGTACGCAGCATAAAGGGGTAACGCCGGATATCTTATTTCCGCCTACATACGACAGTGCGGAAATAGGAGAGAGTTCTCTAGATAACCCGCTTCCTTGGGATGAGGTAGAATCTCTGATAAATGGAGAAAATAGTAAAAATAACATTAAACTGAAAGAATATTTAACTAAGAAACATAATGAAAGGATAGCAAATAATCCTGACTTTATCTATAATGTCAAAAGATATGGTATTATAGAGGAGATAACAAAGGACAAAGAGGTATCTTTAAATAGAGCAGTCAGAAAGATGGAAACTAAGGAATTAGAAGATAAATGGCTCGCTATAACCAATGAGAAGATGAAGGGGAAAAATGAACCACAACTTAAGGATTATAAGGCCTTGGAAGATTATAATAAAGGTAGAGCTAAAAAAGATGAACTTGAACTATTGAAAAAAGACGGTGAGATTATAGAAACTGTTAAGATATTAGCAGATGAGTTAGCTATAGGAAGAAAAAAATAA
- a CDS encoding aminotransferase class IV → MMNYIISNNKFISSDEFKLDIEDGLLYGYGVFETILLENKKLIYLEEHYNRLIKAVKRLKINMDLNFEKLSLYLNLYIQKNSLENSVLRVTVLKNADSFDILVTHRENKYKSSKYREGFKMEISEFKRNPNSIISGIKSVNYLENIYALREAKNIGSDEVLFLDCKNYISEGATSNIFFIKDGMIHTPTKECGLLKGIIREKLIEIIDKNKHLELKQGFFSLKKLLDADEVFLTNSIMGIMPVSKIDHTTYDLKKYRITDLLAEELRKY, encoded by the coding sequence ATGATGAATTACATAATTTCAAATAATAAATTTATATCATCAGATGAATTTAAACTGGATATAGAAGATGGTTTGCTATATGGGTATGGAGTTTTTGAGACGATTTTATTGGAAAATAAAAAATTAATTTATTTGGAAGAACATTATAATCGATTGATTAAAGCGGTTAAAAGACTTAAGATAAATATGGATCTTAATTTTGAAAAATTAAGCCTGTATTTAAACCTTTATATCCAGAAAAACTCCTTAGAAAATTCTGTTTTGAGGGTAACGGTCCTCAAAAACGCTGACTCCTTTGATATACTGGTTACCCACAGGGAAAACAAATATAAGAGTTCAAAATATCGAGAGGGATTTAAGATGGAAATATCTGAATTCAAAAGGAATCCCAACTCTATCATATCTGGGATTAAATCAGTAAATTATCTAGAAAATATATATGCCCTTAGAGAAGCCAAAAACATTGGCAGTGATGAAGTATTGTTTTTAGATTGTAAAAATTATATATCTGAAGGGGCAACATCTAATATATTTTTTATTAAAGATGGGATGATCCATACGCCTACAAAGGAATGTGGTTTGTTAAAAGGGATAATCAGAGAAAAACTTATAGAGATTATAGATAAAAATAAACATTTAGAGTTGAAGCAGGGATTTTTTTCCTTAAAAAAACTATTAGATGCAGATGAAGTATTTTTGACTAATTCTATAATGGGGATTATGCCGGTATCAAAGATAGACCACACAACTTATGATTTAAAAAAATATCGTATAACAGATCTATTGGCAGAGGAACTTAGAAAATATTAG
- a CDS encoding peptide MFS transporter encodes MTTVTGKKEGHPKGFWLMCFTILWERFSYYGMTAILVLFFTANLTQGGLGMDVKTATSLFGFFTGFIYLTPIIGGWLADNYLGQQKCIFIGCVLIGIGDFILFGSQSQTGLYVALITIIIGNGFFKASGTNIIGNLYPKGDTARKDAAYSLQYTAVNLGAFLAPLIIGLVADNLFSVVGRDGSIIFYGYKVAFAFCGGGILLGAFVFKMLAPGYLKEVGRDPIARSHKGKDGKVIKEPLTKSEKDKVCALLIICVFVTVFWTAFNQSYTSFALYARDFVDRGVGGFDIPVPWFTSLNSILCVTIAPVLGIIWIKLSKTKRGDLSIPVKMSLGMLLMSLGFGIMVLSVLSTNGTSDPSVKAGLIFITGTYFFNTVGELCLSPVGNAMVNRLAPAKYATLFMGLWFLTNFFASIFSGIIAGFTQNFGFSTIFSGIGILLLIMSVSLFSLRKPLLRLMGEGEREAVLKKA; translated from the coding sequence ATGACAACAGTTACAGGGAAAAAAGAAGGGCATCCAAAGGGATTTTGGTTGATGTGTTTCACTATTTTATGGGAAAGATTTAGTTATTATGGAATGACAGCTATATTGGTCTTATTTTTTACAGCGAACTTAACTCAGGGCGGATTGGGGATGGACGTAAAAACTGCGACTTCTCTTTTTGGTTTTTTTACTGGATTTATCTACTTAACACCAATAATTGGAGGGTGGCTGGCAGATAATTACTTGGGGCAGCAAAAATGTATATTTATAGGGTGTGTGCTCATAGGAATAGGAGATTTTATATTATTTGGAAGTCAGAGTCAGACAGGACTATACGTAGCCTTGATAACTATAATAATAGGAAATGGTTTTTTTAAAGCCAGTGGAACCAATATTATAGGGAACTTATATCCCAAGGGGGATACTGCCAGGAAAGATGCAGCTTATAGTTTACAATATACGGCAGTAAATTTAGGAGCATTTTTAGCCCCTTTAATAATAGGTTTAGTTGCAGATAACTTATTTTCTGTAGTTGGAAGAGATGGGTCTATCATATTTTATGGATATAAAGTAGCTTTTGCATTTTGTGGTGGAGGAATATTGTTGGGTGCTTTTGTATTTAAGATGCTGGCTCCAGGATATCTAAAAGAAGTTGGAAGAGATCCTATAGCTCGCAGCCACAAAGGTAAAGATGGAAAGGTTATTAAGGAACCTTTAACAAAAAGTGAAAAAGATAAAGTGTGTGCTCTATTAATAATATGTGTTTTTGTAACTGTATTCTGGACTGCATTTAATCAATCTTATACCTCTTTTGCTCTTTACGCAAGGGATTTTGTAGACAGAGGTGTTGGAGGGTTCGATATACCTGTTCCTTGGTTTACATCACTTAATTCAATTTTGTGTGTGACAATAGCTCCTGTATTGGGGATTATTTGGATTAAATTATCCAAAACAAAAAGAGGCGACCTGTCTATTCCTGTAAAGATGTCTCTTGGGATGCTTCTTATGTCTTTAGGTTTTGGAATTATGGTACTTTCTGTATTATCAACTAATGGAACTTCGGATCCTAGTGTCAAAGCTGGATTGATATTTATAACAGGAACTTATTTTTTCAATACTGTAGGAGAGCTTTGTTTATCTCCAGTAGGAAATGCCATGGTAAATAGGCTGGCTCCGGCTAAATATGCTACTTTGTTTATGGGACTATGGTTTTTAACAAACTTCTTTGCCAGTATATTTTCTGGTATAATAGCAGGGTTTACTCAAAATTTTGGATTCTCTACAATATTTAGTGGAATAGGAATTCTATTACTTATAATGT